The Oncorhynchus kisutch isolate 150728-3 linkage group LG20, Okis_V2, whole genome shotgun sequence genome has a segment encoding these proteins:
- the LOC109865720 gene encoding signal recognition particle subunit SRP68 isoform X2, with amino-acid sequence MSTRVSKMLPWVFPQHRDREDLSRLCLTSSILMSFSIPIGEDQGRCIYGNMNLYCMSYFYWITIFFPPQAANEETKERLYETLLAECRDTIQAVREELKTEAKQRERSDEASGKVTNLQFLHSYLTYIKLWTVVKRNESMAHMLQAKLKEPQTDENKRGPRPQDLIRLYDIILQSLAELSTLQGLEEDHTFQKEVALKMLVYKAYRCFFIAQSYVLVKKWSEALVLYERVLKYAKEVQSKAKTLNNSLKDLPDVQELITEVNAEKYSLQAAAILDTEDAPEAPSQQKVKDNTPLCERLETFHLDPTLVGKQPNLVQFPPDFQPIPCKPLFFDLALNHVAFPPLDDKVEQKGKGGLTGYIKGIFGFGS; translated from the exons ATGAGCACACGTGTGAGTAAAATGCTGCCGTGGGTATTTCCGCAGCACAGGGATAGGGAAGATCTCTCTCGCTTATGCCTCACGTCCTCTATCCTCATGTCCTTCTCAATACCCATTGGAGAAGATCAGGGGAGGTGTATATATGGAAATATGAATTTATATTGTATGTCATATTTCTACTGGATCaccatttttttccccccacagGCAGCCAATGAGGAGACCAAGGAACGTCTGTACGAGACCCTACTAGCCGAGTGCCGAGACACCATCCAGGCGGTGAGAGAGGAGCTGAAAACTGAAGCG AAGCAGCGAGAGAGATCTGATGAAGCCAGTGGAAAGGTGACCAACCTGCAGTTCCTGCACAG CTACCTGACCTACATCAAGCTGTGGACGGTGGTGAAGAGGAACGAGAGCATGGCCCACATGCTGCAGGCCAAGCTGAAGGAGCCGCAGACGGACGAGAACAAAAGGGGCCCTCGCCCCCAGGACCTCATCCGTCTCTACGACATCATCCTCCAG AGTCTGGCTGAGCTGTCCACCCTGCAGGGGCTGGAGGAAGATCACACGTTCCAGAAGGAGGTGGCCCTCAAGATGCTGGTCTACAAGGCCTACAG gtgTTTCTTCATAGCCCAGTCGTACGTGCTGGTGAAGAAGTGGAGCGAGGCTCTGGTCCTGTATGAGCGGGTCCTGAAGTATGCCAAGGAGGTCCAGTCCAAGGCTAAGACCCTCAACAACAGCCTGAAG GATCTGCCTGATGTGCAGGAGCTGATCACAGAGGTCAACGCTGAGAAATACTCGCTTCAGGCGGCAGCCATCTTAG acACGGAGGATGCTCCTGAAGCGCCCTCTCAGCAGAAGGTGAAAGACAACACG CCTCTGTGCGAGCGCCTGGAAACCTTCCACCTGGACCCCACCCTGGTAGGGAAGCAGCCCAACCTGGTCCAGTTCCCCCCTGACTTCCAGCCCATCCCCTGTAAGCCCCTCTTCTTTGACCTGGCACTCAACCACGTGGCCTTCCCACCCCTCGACGACAAGGTGGAGCAGAAGGGCAAGGGCGGCCTGACCGGCTACATCAAGGGCATCTTCGGCTTCGGCAGCTAA
- the LOC109865720 gene encoding signal recognition particle subunit SRP68 isoform X1: MALDKQNEGKILPMDENKENTTEDGIGLEILQIIKDSQQQHGLRHGDYQRYRGYCSRRLRRLRKTLGFKCGNRHKFTGKKVTVEMLSDNRYADNRYLLLVLMEAERAWSYAMQLKQEANTEPRKRFHLLSRLRKAAKHGERLEKLCESPRVDAKTKLEAQAYTSYLSGMVRFELQEWKAAMEAFNKCKTIYEKLASAFTEELAVLYHQRVEEISPNIRYCAYNIGDQNAMNELMQMRLSAGGGGGMMAEKLEALITQTRAKQAATMSEVEWRGRTVPVKIDKARIFLLGLGDNEAAIAQAANEETKERLYETLLAECRDTIQAVREELKTEAKQRERSDEASGKVTNLQFLHSYLTYIKLWTVVKRNESMAHMLQAKLKEPQTDENKRGPRPQDLIRLYDIILQSLAELSTLQGLEEDHTFQKEVALKMLVYKAYRCFFIAQSYVLVKKWSEALVLYERVLKYAKEVQSKAKTLNNSLKDLPDVQELITEVNAEKYSLQAAAILDTEDAPEAPSQQKVKDNTPLCERLETFHLDPTLVGKQPNLVQFPPDFQPIPCKPLFFDLALNHVAFPPLDDKVEQKGKGGLTGYIKGIFGFGS; this comes from the exons ATGGCCTTAGACAAGCAAAATGAAGGAAAAATATTACCTATGGATGAGAATAAAGAAAATACAACGGAAGATGGAATAGGACTGGAGA TTCTCCAGATCATCAAGGATTCCCAGCAACAACATGGCTTGCGACACGGGGATTATCAAAGATACAG gGGATACTGCTCCCGGCGCTTGCGTCGTCTGCGCAAGACCCTGGGCTTCAAGTGCGGCAACAGGCACAAGTTCACTGGGAAGAAAGTGACTGTCGAGATGCTCTCTGACAACCGGTACGCTGACAACAG GTATCTACTGCTGGTACTGATGGAGGCTGAGCGGGCGTGGAGCTACGCCATGCAGCTGAAGCAGGAGGCCAACACAGAGCCCCGCAAGCGCTTCCACCTGCTGTCCCGCCTGCGGAAGGCCGCCAAACATGGAGAGAGGCTGGAAAAGCTGTGTGAGAGCCCTCGTGTGGATGCCAAGACCAAACTGGAAGCACAG GCCTACACCTCCTACCTGAGTGGCATGGTGCGCTTTGAGCTGCAGGAGTGGAAGGCTGCCATGGAGGCCTTCAACAAGTGCAA GACCATCTATGAGAAGCTGGCCAGTGCCTTTACTGAGGAGCTGGCAGTGCTGTATCACCAGCGTGTGGAGGAGATCTCACCCAACATCCGTTATTGTGCTTACAACATAG GTGACCAGAATGCCATGAATGAGCTGATGCAGATGAGGCTgagtgcaggaggaggagggggcatgATGGCTGAGAAACTAGAG GCCCTGATCACACAGACGAGAGCCAAGCAGGCAGCCACCATGAGCGAGGTGGAGTGGCGAGGCCGAACGGTGCCCGTCAAGATCGACAAGGCCCGCATCTTCCTGCTGGGCCTGGGAGACAACGAGGCCGCCATCGCCCAG GCAGCCAATGAGGAGACCAAGGAACGTCTGTACGAGACCCTACTAGCCGAGTGCCGAGACACCATCCAGGCGGTGAGAGAGGAGCTGAAAACTGAAGCG AAGCAGCGAGAGAGATCTGATGAAGCCAGTGGAAAGGTGACCAACCTGCAGTTCCTGCACAG CTACCTGACCTACATCAAGCTGTGGACGGTGGTGAAGAGGAACGAGAGCATGGCCCACATGCTGCAGGCCAAGCTGAAGGAGCCGCAGACGGACGAGAACAAAAGGGGCCCTCGCCCCCAGGACCTCATCCGTCTCTACGACATCATCCTCCAG AGTCTGGCTGAGCTGTCCACCCTGCAGGGGCTGGAGGAAGATCACACGTTCCAGAAGGAGGTGGCCCTCAAGATGCTGGTCTACAAGGCCTACAG gtgTTTCTTCATAGCCCAGTCGTACGTGCTGGTGAAGAAGTGGAGCGAGGCTCTGGTCCTGTATGAGCGGGTCCTGAAGTATGCCAAGGAGGTCCAGTCCAAGGCTAAGACCCTCAACAACAGCCTGAAG GATCTGCCTGATGTGCAGGAGCTGATCACAGAGGTCAACGCTGAGAAATACTCGCTTCAGGCGGCAGCCATCTTAG acACGGAGGATGCTCCTGAAGCGCCCTCTCAGCAGAAGGTGAAAGACAACACG CCTCTGTGCGAGCGCCTGGAAACCTTCCACCTGGACCCCACCCTGGTAGGGAAGCAGCCCAACCTGGTCCAGTTCCCCCCTGACTTCCAGCCCATCCCCTGTAAGCCCCTCTTCTTTGACCTGGCACTCAACCACGTGGCCTTCCCACCCCTCGACGACAAGGTGGAGCAGAAGGGCAAGGGCGGCCTGACCGGCTACATCAAGGGCATCTTCGGCTTCGGCAGCTAA